One segment of Rosa chinensis cultivar Old Blush chromosome 6, RchiOBHm-V2, whole genome shotgun sequence DNA contains the following:
- the LOC112172945 gene encoding ribonuclease H2 subunit B isoform X2 translates to MAWWQGFDETRLLIAADPPVAGDGAGQLISLRHPKSGNTMCCVLVDGMLQELNWFRQSYSSWFLGDYVSEDGGIYTATRVDPVFVLLPIFEEARMKKGDDPGKYRPLDEIIFVDGYPGYQQLLSIAEDSMQVVCEIKEIDSSKYFRLDDSKVLAWLYHKACQLKQRLSTLDSNYAAREEEHRLADAVSILGEYLKDEPWLKLLCDRLRIDLPEAPKKAPDAETLPTANESSPGIWNGSQSKSDNKVTTRAAGRQAKKIKLETGSHNIRDMFTRASSSKK, encoded by the exons ATGGCTTGGTGGCAAGGTTTCGATGAAACTCGTCTTCTCATAGCAGCTG ATCCTCCTGTAGCCGGAGACGGCGCCGGACAATTGATTTCGCTCCGCCACCCAAAATCCG GAAACACAATGTGCTGTGTTTTAGTTGATGGGATGCTCCAGGAACTTAATTGGTTCAGGCAGTCCTACAGTTCTTGGTTTCTTGGAGACTATGTTTCTGAGG ATGGTGGGATATATACCGCCACTCGTGTTGATCCTGTTTTCGTTTTGTTGCCCATTTTTGAGGAAGCTAGAATGAAG AAAGGGGACGATCCTGGGAAGTACAGGCCATTGGATGAGATAATCTTCGTTGATGGCTATCCCGGATATCAGCAACTACTGTCCATTGCTGAGGACTCTATGCAAGTAGTTTGTGAAATCAAAG AAATTGATTCCTCCAAATATTTTAGGCTTGACGACTCCAAGGTTCTGGCTTGGTTGtaccacaag GCATGCCAGCTAAAACAGAGGCTATCCACGTTGGACAGTAATTATGCTGCAAGGGAAGAAGAGCATAGAT TGGCTGATGCGGTTTCAATATTGGGGGAATACCTGAAGGATGAGCCCTGGTTGAAGCTTTTGTGTGACCGTTTGAG GATAGATTTACCAGAGGCACCAAAAAAAGCACCAGATGCTGAAACTCTCCCAACTGCCAACGAAAGTAGCCCAGGGATTTGGAATGGTTCACAG AGCAAGAGTGACAATAAGGTTACTACCAGAGCTGCTGGAAGGCAAGCTAAAAAGATCAAACTGGAGACTGGATCACATAACATCAGAGACATGTTCACTAGGGCCTCATCAAGTAAGAAGTGA
- the LOC112172944 gene encoding probable nucleoredoxin 3 — translation MDSTNIVTVLESEGVEFLLSGERKVPLSSCNGKTVCLLFSANWCRPCKALTPQLVRLYDTLRYDGKDLEIILVSFDPDEDKFNEHFKCMPWLAVPFDVNLHKRLSDIYHVDRIPSLVPLSSDGISIEEDLIGLIEDYGAEAFPFTRKRREELRAIDDAKRDGGKLEELLAHQGRNYLMSRDGREISVSELVGKTIGLYFGAHWSPPCRAFTSKLIEAYSELMTSNDEFFEIIFVSTDRDLKEFELNICTMPWLAIPYHDKTRQDLCRIFNIKEIPALVLIGPDGKAVSTKGRALISLYGAKAFPFTELRIKELEAALVKEREGLPPQVKDKKHDHMLKLDMAKAYVCDFCKKQGRFWAFSCDVCDYDLHPTCVDKSF, via the exons ATGGATAGCACCAACATAGTAACCGTCCTGGAATCCGAAGGAGTTGAGTTCCTTCTATCTGGTGAAAGAAAG GTACCCTTGTCATCATGCAATGGGAAGACAGTATGCCTCCTCTTCTCTGCAAATTGGTGTAGGCCTTGCAAGGCTCTGACTCCTCAGCTTGTGAGACTTTATGATACCCTTAGATATGATGGCAAAGATCTTGAGATTATTTTGGTCTCCTTCGACCCCGACGAGGACAAATTCAATGAACACTTCAAGTGCATGCCATGGCTGGCAGTCCCATTCGATGTAAACCTGCATAAAAGATTGAGTGACATATACCATGTTGATCGGATCCCATCACTTGTTCCATTGAGTTCAGATGGGATATCAATTGAGGAAGATTTGATTGGACTTATTGAAGACTATGGTGCTGAGGCATTTCCATTCACTaggaagagaagagaggaattaAGGGCAATAGATGATGCAAAGCGTGATGGTGGAAAACTTGAAGAGCTTCTGGCACATCAAGGAAGAAACTATCTCATGTCTAGGGATGGTAGAGAG ATATCAGTATCCGAACTTGTTGGCAAAACCATAGGCCTTTACTTTGGTGCACACTGGAGTCCTCCTTGCCGTGCTTTCACTTCCAAGCTCATAGAAGCGTACAGTGAGCTTATGACATCCAACGAtgaattctttgaaatcattttcGTCTCCACAGATCGAGACCTCAAAGAATTCGAACTAAACATATGCACCATGCCATGGCTTGCCATCCCCTACCATGATAAAACAAGACAAGACCTTTGCCGAATCTTTAACATTAAAGAGATTCCGGCTTTGGTTCTAATTGGACCAGATGGGAAGGCTGTTAGCACAAAGGGGAGGGCTTTGATCTCTTTGTATGGCGCAAAAGCTTTTCCATTTACAGAGTTGAGGATCAAAGAGCTTGAAGCAGCCTTGGTAAAAGAAAGAGAGGGATTGCCTCCTCAAGTGAAGGATAAAAAGCATGACCATATGCTGAAGTTGGACATGGCCAAAGcatatgtatgtgatttttgcAAGAAGCAAGGGAGGTTCTGGGCATTTTCGTGTGATGTTTGTGACTATGACCTTCATCCAACTTGCGTAGATAAGTCATTTTAA
- the LOC112172945 gene encoding ribonuclease H2 subunit B isoform X1, with the protein MAWWQGFDETRLLIAADPPVAGDGAGQLISLRHPKSGNTMCCVLVDGMLQELNWFRQSYSSWFLGDYVSEDGGIYTATRVDPVFVLLPIFEEARMKKGDDPGKYRPLDEIIFVDGYPGYQQLLSIAEDSMQVVCEIKEIDSSKYFRLDDSKVLAWLYHKACQLKQRLSTLDSNYAAREEEHRLADAVSILGEYLKDEPWLKLLCDRLRIDLPEAPKKAPDAETLPTANESSPGIWNGSQEKSKSDNKVTTRAAGRQAKKIKLETGSHNIRDMFTRASSSKK; encoded by the exons ATGGCTTGGTGGCAAGGTTTCGATGAAACTCGTCTTCTCATAGCAGCTG ATCCTCCTGTAGCCGGAGACGGCGCCGGACAATTGATTTCGCTCCGCCACCCAAAATCCG GAAACACAATGTGCTGTGTTTTAGTTGATGGGATGCTCCAGGAACTTAATTGGTTCAGGCAGTCCTACAGTTCTTGGTTTCTTGGAGACTATGTTTCTGAGG ATGGTGGGATATATACCGCCACTCGTGTTGATCCTGTTTTCGTTTTGTTGCCCATTTTTGAGGAAGCTAGAATGAAG AAAGGGGACGATCCTGGGAAGTACAGGCCATTGGATGAGATAATCTTCGTTGATGGCTATCCCGGATATCAGCAACTACTGTCCATTGCTGAGGACTCTATGCAAGTAGTTTGTGAAATCAAAG AAATTGATTCCTCCAAATATTTTAGGCTTGACGACTCCAAGGTTCTGGCTTGGTTGtaccacaag GCATGCCAGCTAAAACAGAGGCTATCCACGTTGGACAGTAATTATGCTGCAAGGGAAGAAGAGCATAGAT TGGCTGATGCGGTTTCAATATTGGGGGAATACCTGAAGGATGAGCCCTGGTTGAAGCTTTTGTGTGACCGTTTGAG GATAGATTTACCAGAGGCACCAAAAAAAGCACCAGATGCTGAAACTCTCCCAACTGCCAACGAAAGTAGCCCAGGGATTTGGAATGGTTCACAG GAAAAGAGCAAGAGTGACAATAAGGTTACTACCAGAGCTGCTGGAAGGCAAGCTAAAAAGATCAAACTGGAGACTGGATCACATAACATCAGAGACATGTTCACTAGGGCCTCATCAAGTAAGAAGTGA